The Deinococcus sonorensis KR-87 genome includes a window with the following:
- a CDS encoding purine-nucleoside phosphorylase: protein MTDAAPTQIHVRAAPGAVAPYVLLPGDPNRAHHIAQTYLEGASEYTRHRQLLGYTGTYRGVPVSVQATGMGCPSAAIVTEELIRLGARTLIRVGTLGGATPRLQAADLVIAQAAVPNDGTTRQLLQGAPYAPTASFEVVEAAVQAAREAGVTHHVGLVMTEDAFYASTPEHARRWAGYGVLGFEMEASAIFLVAAMHGVRAGCLATVSNDIGDPQLVPEAVLAEGVDRMVRVALEALVRLHAAEA from the coding sequence ATGACCGACGCTGCTCCCACTCAGATTCACGTTCGCGCTGCGCCTGGCGCAGTTGCGCCCTATGTTCTGCTTCCTGGCGACCCGAACCGCGCTCACCATATCGCCCAGACCTATCTGGAGGGCGCCAGCGAGTACACCCGGCACCGTCAGCTGCTCGGCTACACCGGCACCTACCGGGGGGTGCCGGTCAGCGTGCAGGCCACCGGCATGGGCTGCCCCAGTGCGGCGATCGTCACCGAGGAGTTGATCCGGCTGGGGGCGCGCACCCTGATCCGGGTGGGCACGCTGGGCGGCGCGACGCCCCGGCTGCAGGCCGCGGACCTGGTGATCGCGCAGGCGGCGGTGCCGAACGACGGCACCACCCGGCAGCTGCTGCAGGGCGCCCCGTACGCGCCCACTGCCAGCTTCGAGGTGGTGGAGGCGGCGGTTCAGGCGGCCCGCGAGGCCGGCGTGACCCACCACGTCGGGCTGGTCATGACCGAGGACGCCTTCTATGCCAGCACCCCGGAGCACGCCCGTCGCTGGGCCGGGTACGGCGTGCTGGGCTTCGAGATGGAGGCCAGCGCCATCTTTCTGGTGGCGGCAATGCATGGGGTGCGGGCTGGCTGCCTCGCCACCGTGAGCAACGACATCGGTGATCCGCAGCTGGTGCCGGAGGCGGTGCTGGCCGAAGGGGTGGACCGGATGGTGCGGGTGGCGCTGGAGGCGCTGGTGCGGCTGCATGCGGCAGAAGCCTGA
- a CDS encoding S-layer homology domain-containing protein: MQNFKRLTIASTLALAIGAASAQTDTTAAPATSTQVTTFTDVPAGHWAKDAVDLIVQRGLIQGFPDGTFRGNDNLTRYQAALIFYRLLQSGNLSNGSVSSTDMTTIANGMQEVSTELAALTTRVSDLEKLTADQQTRIAALEQQIATLNTGSTANADVTALTARIDALETAVQNIPAGAQGPAGPAGAAADTSALEARVSALEAAANAAPATTTPATTPADTSTTPGTVVIGDTSTTDTTVATNPGRLYVGANYTYALATDTTNSTGVAVQGARAAYGVVVGSTQVVGPFGARIAADYVAGSNATNGGTINADADITYSLNAGGKFSPYVGVGFGLTSSKDRTAGSTTNVVDYSANGLVGVDYRFTNNIGVYAEAQGRFYLTNKGSGTNLQPSDPNATGFFNKGGFGSTAKAGLKFFF; encoded by the coding sequence ATGCAAAACTTCAAGCGTCTGACCATTGCTTCAACCCTGGCCCTTGCCATCGGCGCTGCCAGCGCCCAGACCGACACCACCGCTGCTCCGGCGACCTCCACCCAGGTGACCACCTTCACCGACGTTCCGGCCGGCCACTGGGCCAAGGACGCGGTGGACCTGATCGTCCAGCGCGGCCTGATCCAGGGCTTCCCGGACGGCACCTTCCGCGGCAACGACAACCTGACCCGCTACCAGGCCGCGCTGATCTTCTACCGTCTGCTCCAGAGCGGCAACCTCAGCAACGGCTCGGTCAGCAGCACCGACATGACCACCATCGCCAACGGCATGCAGGAAGTCTCGACCGAACTGGCCGCCCTGACCACCCGCGTCTCGGACCTGGAGAAGCTGACTGCAGACCAGCAGACCCGCATCGCAGCGCTGGAGCAGCAGATCGCGACCCTGAACACCGGCAGCACCGCCAACGCCGACGTGACGGCCCTGACGGCCCGCATCGACGCGCTGGAGACCGCTGTCCAGAACATCCCGGCCGGCGCCCAGGGCCCGGCGGGCCCGGCCGGCGCTGCCGCCGACACCAGCGCGCTCGAGGCACGTGTGAGTGCCCTGGAAGCGGCCGCCAACGCGGCGCCCGCCACCACGACTCCGGCCACCACCCCGGCCGACACCAGCACCACCCCCGGCACGGTCGTGATCGGTGACACCAGCACCACCGACACCACTGTGGCCACCAACCCCGGCCGTCTGTACGTGGGTGCGAACTACACCTACGCCCTGGCCACCGACACCACAAACAGCACCGGCGTTGCTGTGCAGGGCGCTCGCGCTGCCTACGGCGTCGTGGTCGGCAGCACCCAGGTGGTTGGCCCCTTCGGCGCGCGCATTGCCGCTGACTACGTGGCGGGCAGCAACGCCACCAACGGCGGCACCATCAACGCCGACGCCGACATCACCTACAGCCTGAACGCGGGCGGCAAGTTCTCGCCCTACGTTGGTGTCGGCTTCGGTCTGACCAGCAGCAAGGACCGCACCGCCGGCTCGACCACCAACGTGGTGGACTACTCGGCCAATGGCCTGGTGGGCGTGGACTACCGCTTCACCAACAACATCGGCGTGTACGCCGAGGCCCAGGGCCGCTTCTACCTCACCAACAAGGGCTCGGGCACCAACCTGCAGCCGTCCGACCCGAACGCGACCGGCTTCTTCAACAAGGGTGGCTTCGGCAGCACCGCCAAGGCCGGCCTGAAGTTCTTCTTCTAA
- a CDS encoding ABC transporter ATP-binding protein, protein MTSSPPAALSARTLIHGFGGLEVLHGVSLEVSLGEVVAVTGPSGSGKSTLLHLLGGLDRPQSGEIWWGGERADTLDTQARARRRAASVGLVFQHHYLLPDLDVLSNLQVPGLLLRRDVTAAARTLLDRVGLAGRERAMPEQLSGGERQRVALARALVTGPAIVLADEPTGSLDRANAVAVMDLLLSLAHDSGTGVLLVTHDDALAARTDRQLHLLDGRFVDRVPALG, encoded by the coding sequence GTGACCTCCTCGCCGCCCGCCGCCCTGAGCGCCCGCACCCTCATTCACGGGTTTGGGGGCCTGGAGGTGCTGCACGGCGTGTCGCTGGAGGTGAGCCTCGGCGAGGTGGTGGCCGTGACCGGCCCGAGCGGCAGTGGCAAGAGTACCCTGCTGCACCTGCTGGGTGGCCTGGACCGGCCGCAGTCTGGTGAGATCTGGTGGGGCGGGGAGCGCGCCGACACCCTGGACACCCAGGCGCGGGCCCGGCGCCGGGCCGCCTCGGTGGGGCTGGTGTTCCAGCACCACTACCTGCTGCCGGATCTGGACGTGCTGAGCAACCTGCAGGTGCCGGGGCTGCTGCTCAGGCGCGACGTGACCGCGGCGGCCCGGACGCTGCTGGACCGGGTGGGGCTGGCCGGCCGAGAGCGGGCCATGCCCGAACAGCTGTCCGGTGGAGAACGGCAGCGGGTGGCGCTGGCCCGCGCGCTGGTAACTGGCCCGGCCATCGTGCTGGCCGATGAACCCACCGGCAGCCTGGACCGGGCAAATGCGGTGGCCGTGATGGACCTGTTGCTGTCGCTGGCCCACGACAGCGGCACCGGCGTGCTGCTGGTCACCCACGACGACGCGCTGGCAGCCCGCACCGACCGGCAGCTGCACCTGCTGGACGGCCGATTCGTGGACCGGGTGCCGGCCCTCGGCTGA
- a CDS encoding Crp/Fnr family transcriptional regulator, translating to MVPSSDALLAALRQSPLFRDVPEAAHTALLEASQRQYMPDEVLIQQDAPGEALLILLSGVARISRESLGGRERVLGYVYSPAVLGETALLGSQERSATVVATEPVSALVLFRDQFERVVARHPRVLWNLARLLANSVTQQNDELIALGVSTEANIAQAFLQLYRQRLTAGTPQPERLPMTMHDLTQRVSSSRETANRLVRKLSKQQLIRTLPDHSGIELLDVEALEHLLFDLADD from the coding sequence ATGGTGCCCTCCTCTGACGCCCTCCTCGCCGCACTGCGCCAGAGCCCACTGTTCCGGGACGTGCCGGAAGCGGCCCACACCGCGCTGCTGGAAGCCAGTCAGCGCCAGTACATGCCCGACGAGGTGCTGATTCAGCAGGACGCGCCGGGTGAGGCGCTGCTGATCCTGCTGTCCGGCGTGGCGCGCATCAGCCGCGAGAGTCTGGGCGGACGCGAGCGGGTGCTGGGCTACGTGTACAGTCCGGCGGTGCTGGGCGAAACGGCCCTGCTGGGCAGTCAGGAACGCAGCGCCACGGTGGTGGCCACTGAACCGGTCAGCGCGCTGGTGCTGTTCCGCGACCAGTTTGAACGTGTGGTGGCCCGGCATCCCCGGGTGCTGTGGAATCTGGCCCGGCTGCTGGCCAACAGCGTCACCCAGCAGAACGACGAGCTGATCGCGCTGGGGGTGAGCACCGAGGCCAATATTGCCCAGGCGTTTCTGCAGCTCTACCGGCAACGGCTGACGGCCGGCACGCCACAGCCGGAGCGCCTGCCGATGACCATGCATGACCTGACCCAGCGGGTCTCCAGCAGCCGCGAGACGGCCAACCGGCTGGTCCGCAAGCTCAGCAAGCAGCAGCTGATCCGCACGCTGCCGGACCACAGCGGCATTGAGCTGCTGGACGTGGAGGCGCTGGAACACCTGCTCTTTGATCTCGCGGACGACTGA
- a CDS encoding AAA family ATPase, with translation MTLTRPAAQMTQVLTQLEEVILGKGRQLRLAVSCLLAGGHLLIEDVPGVGKTTLARALAAALGLEFRRVQCTSDLLPADLLGISVYQQGSGDFRFHPGPIFTQLLLADELNRTSPRTQSALLEAMEERQVSADGQTRPLPRPFFVIATQNPQSAHGTFPLPEAQLDRFLLTITLGYPDPRAERELLLSGGRYSAAQRLPAVLDGEQLQAAQQEVAQVHVSGALVDYVQLLVRATRESPQVQEGLSPRAALGLLSAARAWAWLAGRDSVWPDDVKAVFGAVATHRLLSRQSGLPQPELVQALLAAVPIP, from the coding sequence ATGACGCTCACCCGCCCCGCCGCCCAGATGACCCAGGTGCTCACCCAGCTGGAGGAGGTGATCCTCGGCAAGGGGCGGCAGCTGCGGCTGGCCGTGTCGTGTCTGCTGGCCGGCGGTCACCTGCTGATCGAGGACGTGCCGGGCGTGGGCAAGACCACCCTGGCGCGGGCGCTGGCCGCTGCGCTGGGGCTGGAGTTCCGGCGGGTGCAGTGCACCAGCGACCTGCTGCCGGCCGATCTGCTGGGCATCAGCGTGTACCAGCAGGGCAGCGGTGACTTCCGCTTTCACCCGGGGCCGATCTTCACGCAGCTGCTGTTGGCCGACGAGCTGAACCGCACCTCGCCGCGCACCCAGTCGGCCCTGCTGGAGGCGATGGAGGAGCGGCAGGTCAGCGCCGACGGCCAGACCCGCCCGCTGCCGCGCCCCTTCTTCGTGATCGCCACCCAGAACCCCCAGAGCGCCCATGGCACCTTTCCGCTGCCGGAAGCGCAGCTGGACCGCTTTCTGCTGACCATCACGCTCGGCTACCCGGACCCGCGCGCCGAGCGTGAACTGCTGCTGTCCGGAGGCCGGTACAGCGCCGCTCAGCGGCTGCCCGCCGTGTTGGACGGGGAACAGCTGCAGGCCGCGCAGCAGGAGGTGGCCCAGGTGCATGTGTCGGGGGCGCTTGTGGACTACGTGCAGCTGCTGGTGCGCGCCACCCGCGAGTCGCCTCAGGTGCAGGAGGGGCTCAGCCCGCGCGCGGCGTTGGGTCTGCTCTCGGCGGCCCGGGCGTGGGCGTGGCTGGCCGGCCGGGACAGTGTGTGGCCCGATGACGTGAAGGCGGTGTTCGGAGCGGTGGCCACCCACCGGCTGCTGAGCCGCCAGAGTGGGCTGCCGCAGCCGGAGCTGGTGCAGGCGCTGCTGGCGGCCGTCCCGATCCCCTGA
- a CDS encoding antibiotic biosynthesis monooxygenase family protein: MITVMNRISVSPEYAEQFEQRFADRARMVDQMPGFVSNQVLRPVAPGDPYIVLTWWESREAFDAWTRSDAFTQGHARSSTLPKEAFSGPNRLEVHEVLQDSSRPDLVPEPKGQPIGGH, from the coding sequence ATGATCACGGTCATGAACCGCATCTCTGTCAGCCCCGAGTACGCCGAACAGTTCGAGCAGCGCTTCGCAGACCGGGCCCGCATGGTGGACCAGATGCCGGGCTTCGTAAGCAATCAGGTGCTGCGTCCGGTCGCGCCGGGGGACCCCTACATCGTGCTGACGTGGTGGGAGAGCCGCGAGGCCTTCGACGCCTGGACCCGTTCCGACGCGTTCACTCAGGGGCACGCCCGCAGCAGCACGCTCCCGAAAGAAGCGTTCAGCGGCCCCAACCGGCTGGAGGTCCATGAGGTGCTGCAGGACAGCAGCCGCCCGGACTTGGTGCCGGAACCCAAGGGCCAGCCGATCGGCGGTCACTGA
- the aguB gene encoding N-carbamoylputrescine amidase: MSDPVNLAVIQMHMTAELDDNLKRAEQHVRDAAGRGAQVILLPELFENLYFCQVEREEYFSLAHPVQGHPFIGRFQRLAQELGVVLPLSFFERAGQAYYNSLATIDASGEVLGVYRKTHIPDGPGYEEKYYFNPGDTGFRVWDTRFGRVGVGICWDQWYPETARAMMLLGADFLLYPTAIGSEPSEVETPNTYLMWQRAMVGHAVSNSTHVGAANRIGTERVGDYEQTYYGHAFISDYTGELVAEFGADEEGALVHGLDLEAARRFRAGMGFFRDRRPDLYGSLLTLDGHTRLQR, encoded by the coding sequence ATGTCTGACCCCGTGAACCTCGCCGTGATCCAGATGCACATGACGGCGGAACTGGACGACAACCTGAAGCGCGCCGAGCAGCACGTGCGCGACGCCGCCGGGCGCGGCGCCCAGGTGATCCTGCTGCCGGAACTGTTCGAGAACCTGTACTTCTGTCAGGTGGAGCGCGAGGAGTACTTCTCGCTGGCCCACCCGGTGCAGGGGCATCCGTTCATCGGGCGCTTCCAGCGGCTGGCGCAGGAACTGGGCGTGGTGCTGCCGCTGAGCTTCTTCGAGCGGGCCGGGCAGGCGTACTACAACAGCCTCGCCACCATCGATGCCAGCGGAGAGGTGCTGGGCGTGTACCGCAAGACCCACATCCCCGACGGCCCCGGCTACGAGGAGAAGTACTACTTCAATCCTGGTGACACCGGGTTCCGGGTCTGGGACACCCGCTTCGGGCGGGTGGGGGTGGGCATCTGCTGGGACCAGTGGTACCCGGAGACCGCCCGCGCCATGATGCTGCTCGGCGCCGACTTCCTGCTGTACCCAACCGCCATCGGCTCGGAGCCGTCGGAGGTCGAGACGCCCAACACCTACCTGATGTGGCAGCGGGCCATGGTGGGGCACGCGGTCAGCAACAGCACCCACGTGGGGGCCGCCAATCGCATCGGCACCGAGCGGGTGGGTGACTATGAGCAGACCTATTACGGCCACGCCTTCATCTCGGACTACACCGGTGAACTGGTGGCCGAGTTCGGCGCGGACGAGGAGGGTGCGCTGGTGCACGGCCTGGACCTGGAGGCGGCCCGCCGGTTCCGCGCCGGCATGGGCTTTTTCCGTGACCGCCGCCCCGACCTCTACGGCTCGCTGCTGACGCTGGACGGGCACACCCGCCTCCAGCGCTGA
- a CDS encoding GNAT family N-acetyltransferase, whose protein sequence is MAGAVDLGGGYQAREVPLQTYLELYARLEDRVFSSVSYQWPEPAALPTALAQLPTHTWLIYGPDQPEPVGWHYARQSDGRSVTMVNTGLLPEHRGRGLYTRLLPHLLAAFRKAGYTLVRSHHHLTNTAVILPKLRAGFFIQGLIHNDHGLMLELVYSVDPVYREAMRVRSGEIRPSGEAARRLGLDEAAPGAPATAAAVALPDAEGEEVDLGDGYTLRPVPSHVAWAVADALEPLAFQTVSFDWGEAARREPPAGQRFAWIVVHGGRVAGWQISRQWDARSAYMVNTALLPEHRGRGIYTRLLPLVMETLRAEGYRVIRSHHHATNNAVLVPKLRAGFVISGLEMDHHGIVVVLSAALDPLYRAYLDVRTGLTRPTGELARRLRLTPQEEPDV, encoded by the coding sequence ATGGCCGGGGCCGTAGACCTGGGCGGGGGCTATCAGGCCCGCGAGGTGCCGCTGCAGACGTACCTGGAGCTGTACGCCCGGCTGGAGGACCGGGTCTTCAGCAGCGTGTCGTACCAGTGGCCCGAGCCGGCCGCGCTGCCCACGGCCCTGGCCCAGCTGCCCACCCACACCTGGCTGATCTACGGCCCGGATCAGCCGGAGCCGGTCGGCTGGCACTACGCGCGGCAGTCGGACGGACGCAGCGTGACGATGGTCAACACCGGGCTGCTGCCGGAGCACCGGGGGCGCGGCCTGTACACCCGGTTGCTGCCGCACCTGCTGGCCGCCTTCCGCAAGGCCGGGTACACGCTGGTCCGCAGCCACCATCACCTGACCAACACCGCCGTGATCCTGCCGAAACTGCGCGCCGGGTTCTTCATTCAGGGCCTGATCCACAACGATCACGGCCTGATGCTGGAACTGGTCTACAGCGTAGACCCGGTGTACCGGGAGGCGATGCGCGTCCGCAGCGGCGAGATCCGGCCGTCGGGTGAGGCGGCCCGGCGGCTGGGGCTGGACGAGGCCGCTCCCGGCGCGCCAGCAACCGCTGCGGCCGTGGCGCTCCCGGACGCCGAGGGCGAGGAAGTGGACCTGGGTGACGGCTACACGCTGCGTCCGGTCCCGAGCCACGTGGCCTGGGCGGTGGCCGACGCGCTGGAGCCGCTGGCGTTCCAGACCGTGTCGTTCGACTGGGGCGAGGCGGCGCGCCGGGAGCCGCCGGCCGGGCAACGGTTTGCCTGGATCGTGGTGCACGGCGGCCGGGTGGCCGGCTGGCAGATCTCCCGGCAGTGGGACGCCCGGAGCGCCTACATGGTCAACACGGCCCTGCTGCCGGAGCACCGGGGCCGGGGCATCTACACCCGGCTGCTGCCCCTGGTGATGGAGACGCTGCGCGCCGAAGGGTACCGCGTGATCCGCAGCCATCACCACGCCACCAACAATGCGGTGCTGGTCCCGAAGCTGAGGGCCGGCTTTGTGATATCAGGGCTGGAGATGGACCATCACGGCATCGTGGTGGTGCTGAGTGCCGCCCTCGACCCGCTGTACCGAGCCTATCTGGACGTGCGCACCGGCCTGACCCGCCCCACCGGCGAGCTGGCCCGGCGCCTGCGCCTGACTCCACAGGAGGAGCCTGATGTCTGA
- a CDS encoding agmatine deiminase family protein, which produces MNRHLTPQDPTPSALGFAMPAEWAGHAATWMSWPADDELWFGHLPAVRAEYAELVRTIVRFEPVELLVRDDESEQDARRRLGDLAQLRYHRVALDDVWIRDNGPIFVRQDQPDAPGPLALTNWKFNSWGGKFEWRHDDLVPEYVAGQLGMGHWDLPVVLEGGAVEVNGEGVALVTRSCLLTPTRNPQLSEADYARLLGDYLGAERVLWLDGGLENDHTDGHIDTITRFTDAQTIVTSVAEDPADANFAPMQANLARLREMRDGQDRPFRVVELPLPAVRLEGAEGRLPPTYANFYIGNGFVVVPLYGDPNDERALEVLRPLFPGREVIGLMSRAIIEGGGSFHCMTQQQPEGDVWPGP; this is translated from the coding sequence ATGAACAGGCACCTGACCCCCCAGGACCCCACCCCCAGCGCGCTGGGGTTCGCGATGCCCGCCGAGTGGGCCGGACACGCCGCCACCTGGATGAGCTGGCCGGCCGACGACGAGCTGTGGTTCGGTCACCTGCCTGCGGTGCGGGCCGAATACGCCGAGCTGGTGCGGACCATCGTGCGGTTTGAGCCGGTGGAGCTGCTGGTGCGCGACGACGAGAGCGAACAGGACGCGCGGCGGCGGCTGGGCGATCTGGCGCAGCTGCGCTACCACCGCGTGGCGCTGGACGACGTGTGGATCCGCGACAACGGCCCGATCTTCGTGCGTCAGGATCAGCCGGACGCGCCCGGCCCGCTGGCGCTGACCAACTGGAAGTTCAACAGCTGGGGCGGCAAGTTTGAGTGGCGGCACGACGATCTGGTGCCGGAGTACGTGGCGGGTCAGCTGGGCATGGGCCACTGGGACCTGCCTGTTGTGCTGGAGGGCGGCGCGGTGGAGGTCAACGGCGAGGGCGTGGCGCTGGTCACGCGCAGCTGCCTGCTGACCCCCACCCGCAACCCGCAGCTGAGCGAGGCCGATTACGCCCGGCTGCTCGGCGACTACCTGGGCGCGGAGCGGGTGCTGTGGCTGGACGGGGGGCTGGAGAACGACCACACCGACGGTCACATCGACACCATCACCCGCTTCACCGACGCCCAGACCATCGTGACCAGCGTGGCCGAGGACCCCGCCGACGCCAATTTCGCTCCGATGCAGGCCAATCTGGCGCGGCTGCGCGAGATGCGGGACGGTCAGGACCGTCCGTTCCGGGTGGTGGAGCTGCCGCTGCCCGCCGTCCGGCTGGAGGGGGCCGAGGGCCGCCTGCCGCCCACCTATGCCAACTTCTACATCGGCAATGGCTTCGTGGTGGTGCCGCTCTACGGCGACCCCAATGATGAGCGGGCGCTGGAGGTGCTGCGTCCGCTGTTTCCTGGGCGCGAGGTGATCGGGCTGATGTCGCGGGCCATCATCGAGGGCGGCGGCAGCTTTCACTGCATGACCCAGCAGCAGCCGGAAGGCGACGTATGGCCGGGGCCGTAG
- a CDS encoding M23 family metallopeptidase gives MRRVWSVLVMVAVLAVIGWVVWPWLQQALRYSRLLSAPPPAVSSLPLPLPGVRFADTWGGARSEGRTHEGVDIFAPRGTPILSTTEGVVSRVGENRLGGRTVTVTGPGGYHHYYAHLERYPALKAGDWVAAGTVVGYVGDSGNARGTPTHLHYGVYTPGWTAVNPYPLLRKPWRAPAG, from the coding sequence ATGCGGCGGGTGTGGTCTGTGCTGGTTATGGTGGCGGTGCTGGCCGTGATCGGCTGGGTGGTCTGGCCGTGGCTGCAGCAGGCGCTGCGGTACAGCCGCCTGCTCTCGGCCCCGCCGCCGGCCGTGTCCAGCCTGCCACTGCCGTTGCCGGGCGTGCGCTTCGCCGACACCTGGGGTGGCGCCCGCAGCGAGGGCCGCACCCATGAGGGCGTGGATATTTTTGCGCCGCGCGGCACGCCGATCCTGTCCACCACCGAGGGCGTGGTGAGCCGGGTGGGAGAGAACCGGTTGGGCGGGCGCACCGTCACCGTGACCGGGCCGGGCGGGTATCACCACTACTACGCGCATCTGGAGCGCTACCCGGCGCTGAAGGCGGGCGACTGGGTAGCGGCGGGCACGGTGGTGGGCTATGTGGGCGACAGCGGCAACGCGCGCGGCACGCCCACCCACCTGCACTACGGGGTCTATACGCCCGGCTGGACGGCGGTGAACCCCTACCCCCTGCTCAGGAAACCGTGGCGCGCCCCCGCCGGTTGA
- a CDS encoding alpha/beta fold hydrolase, whose amino-acid sequence MTDADLPTDFDPEAPFLADDSQLERLNGADLYFELTGPEDAPVLVYLHGGPGYNSVSFRTLIGDRLEHYRVIYLDMRGSGRSGPLSETERGDETLDIDTLVDDLEALRDHLGLERLTPLGHGFGALVALEYGRRFPGRTARVIVVNPWVHFPDLALTLLAEASHMRGVELTDPADEVRANTPEGEYPAFGEARLEAAFGLVNARDLLNALQFQDATSRMRLEYADAESQLLGGGEVQQALVNQGLWSFEYTPFLMEQKRPVWVIAGTADRTSYPEQVQWVEDLTQADVTLLLAGHYPWLDDEDGFVEALDRAMGE is encoded by the coding sequence ATGACCGACGCCGACCTGCCCACCGACTTTGACCCGGAGGCCCCCTTTCTGGCGGACGACAGCCAGCTGGAGCGTCTGAACGGCGCCGACCTGTACTTCGAGCTGACCGGCCCGGAGGATGCCCCGGTGCTGGTGTACCTGCACGGCGGCCCCGGCTACAACAGCGTGTCGTTCCGCACGCTGATCGGGGACCGGCTGGAGCACTACCGGGTCATCTACCTGGACATGCGCGGCAGCGGGCGCAGCGGGCCACTGTCCGAGACCGAGCGCGGTGATGAGACGCTGGACATCGACACGCTGGTGGACGACCTGGAGGCGCTGCGCGACCACCTGGGCCTGGAGCGCCTGACTCCGCTGGGCCACGGATTCGGGGCGCTGGTGGCGCTGGAGTACGGCCGCCGCTTTCCGGGCCGCACCGCACGCGTCATCGTGGTGAACCCCTGGGTCCACTTCCCAGACCTGGCGCTGACTCTGCTGGCCGAGGCCAGCCACATGCGCGGGGTGGAGCTCACCGATCCGGCCGACGAGGTGCGGGCCAACACCCCCGAGGGCGAGTACCCGGCCTTCGGGGAGGCGCGGCTGGAGGCGGCCTTCGGACTGGTGAACGCCCGCGATCTGCTGAACGCGCTGCAGTTCCAGGACGCCACCAGCCGGATGCGGCTGGAGTACGCCGACGCCGAGAGCCAGCTGCTGGGCGGCGGCGAGGTGCAGCAGGCGCTGGTGAATCAGGGGCTGTGGAGCTTCGAGTACACGCCCTTCCTGATGGAGCAGAAGCGCCCGGTGTGGGTGATCGCCGGCACCGCCGACCGCACCAGCTACCCGGAGCAGGTGCAGTGGGTCGAGGACCTGACGCAGGCCGACGTGACGCTGCTGCTGGCAGGCCATTACCCGTGGCTGGACGACGAGGACGGCTTCGTGGAGGCGCTGGACCGGGCCATGGGGGAGTAG
- a CDS encoding acyltransferase, which yields MTWLKPVSIDAGAQSSYAAFFQDLETRLADPATDRYRLARELLAEAMYGRSYEALQADAPLAALNLDARNITFEAEYYMATDTARFERVKPLLWLWKSMDLTPMGQNPVFGIPLRRILAGHIFKSVGRDFKCWQNVEFSVGYNMEVGDDVVVHRNVLLDDIGGIELHDGASVSDYVNIYSHTHSVLDGPDVTLRRTIIGRGARLTYHSTILAGSVVSDDAMLATHALLRGDIPPHGIAMGLPARVTRMKIRPPQDGYRVVAAEWPHEAGRKANPLFPDPTPNQTRLPDGDPALEKVLSQK from the coding sequence GTGACTTGGCTCAAGCCGGTATCCATAGACGCTGGGGCGCAGAGCAGTTACGCGGCCTTCTTTCAGGACCTCGAGACCCGGCTGGCCGACCCGGCCACCGACCGCTACCGGCTGGCCCGCGAACTGCTGGCCGAGGCGATGTACGGCCGCAGCTACGAGGCGTTGCAGGCCGATGCGCCGCTGGCGGCCCTCAACCTGGATGCCCGCAACATCACCTTCGAGGCCGAGTACTACATGGCCACCGACACCGCGCGCTTCGAGCGGGTCAAGCCGCTGCTGTGGCTGTGGAAGAGCATGGACCTGACCCCGATGGGCCAGAACCCGGTGTTCGGCATTCCGCTGCGCCGGATTCTGGCGGGCCACATCTTCAAGTCCGTGGGCCGCGACTTCAAGTGCTGGCAGAACGTGGAATTCTCGGTCGGCTACAACATGGAGGTCGGCGACGACGTGGTGGTGCACCGCAACGTGCTGCTGGACGACATTGGCGGCATTGAGCTGCACGACGGGGCCAGCGTGTCGGACTACGTGAACATCTACAGCCACACCCACAGCGTGCTGGACGGCCCGGACGTGACGCTGCGCAGGACCATCATCGGCCGTGGCGCGCGCCTCACCTACCACAGCACCATCCTGGCCGGCAGCGTGGTAAGCGACGACGCGATGCTGGCTACCCACGCGCTGCTGCGCGGCGACATCCCGCCGCACGGCATCGCCATGGGGCTGCCGGCCCGCGTGACGCGCATGAAGATCCGGCCGCCGCAGGACGGCTACCGGGTGGTGGCCGCCGAGTGGCCGCACGAGGCGGGCCGCAAGGCCAATCCGCTGTTCCCGGACCCCACGCCCAACCAGACGCGCCTCCCGGACGGAGATCCGGCGCTGGAGAAGGTGCTCAGCCAGAAATGA